GCACCCTGAGCAGCACTGTTGAAGCCCTCTGGTGATGACAGGCATGTCAGCTCCCAATGCTACTTTGTGCAAGGATCATAGTGCCAGTCACCGGCTGCACCTGATTGGATACAGCCTGATCTTCACAGCAGGCTTGCTACTCAATGTTGCAGCACTCTGGATCTTCCTGTTCTACCTGAGACTCAAGTCTGTGGTGAGGATCTACATGTTAAACTTGGCCGCGAGCGACCTCCTTTTCACAATATCTTTGCCATTACGTATTTACTACTATTCCGTGGGGAAGTGGCCCTTTGGAGTTATTCTTTGCCAGGTCTCTGGCTCTGTCTTCCAAATCAacatgtatggcagctgcctcTTCCTAATGTGCATCAACTTGGACCGCTTTGTTGCTATTGTGCATCCACTACGCTGGCGCCATCTCAGGCGCCCCAAGGTGGCCCGGCTGCTCTGCCTTGTGGTGTGGGTGCTTATTCTGGTGGGCTCCGTTCCAGTTGCTGGGGTCCACCAAACAACTGAATGTTTCAAAGAAAATCAAACAAACGAGTCCATCACTCTGTGTTTTGAAAGCTTCAGCGATGGTCTGTGGCAGAATGGGCTCTTCCCGCTGGTCATCCTAGCAGAGATCCTGGGCTTCCTGCTGCCTCTGACCTCCGTGACCTACTGCTCAGTCCGAATTTTTCAGAAACTGTGCCAGGCTGGTGGTGCTCAGAGCCTGCGCCAGCAAAAGACAATTCGCATGCTGGTGGTCAACCTCGTCATCTTTGTTATCTGCTTTGTCCCTTACAACATCATCCTGGCCGTCTATGGGCTGATAAAAGCCCATGTgattcagactgaaccaccaACGCGGGATTCAGTGCGCCAAGCCCTGGTTGTCACTGTGCTGTTGGCCAGTATGAACTGCACTTTGGACCCCTTGGTCTATTACTTCAACACGGAGGGCTTCCGAAACACTTTAAAGAAGCTGAGAAGGGGGCAAGCTTGGGACTCCGAAACGGGGACGCTTCAGACTCGGGTAACACAAGGCAAGTCCTACCAGGCACATGCGAAGCCAGGAGCCAAATGTTTCCCAGTCCAGAACTTGATCCTCTCCCGTGAGGACTTGCCATTTGCCTCCCCTAAGATATTTTTGAACAGTCCCATTGAGGACTCTGAAATATaagggcacttccagatgggGTTTTAGTCTAGAATTGTCACACCTGTCCATTCAGGTTTTGGGATGGACAATATCGCCCATCCCAATATTGTCCTCCATTGGATGTCAACCTGTACTTTCTCCACGCTTATATTGTCACATTTATTACCACAGAAacacccccaccttttttttgttttttaacagcaGTGCAGTTGAGCAGTAATTTCATATGGTGGCACAACTTTTCTTTCGTTTTGATTTAGGTATGGTTGTGATGTAATTTGAGGAGTTGAGCCAAATCACCACACTGCTGCACTTCTACGGCAGAGGACACCTGTACCTttgcccctttcctttctgactgccaCCATTAGATGTTCTTTTTTGAGGAGAGGaagctatctctctctctctttctctttttgacACTGTAATTCTCTTGCAAATGTCAACTAGGTGCTCCTATTATTGGCAACATAACACCAGATCGACTAATTAGCTTTGGAGTTTATACCGTATTAGCACCTATGGTAACTGAAATGGAAAATGGAAAGAATTACCATGGTGTTTCCTGGCAGCACACAGAGACTACTGATCCACTGGACATTGGGGGGAGCCGAAAATACAGGAACAACTCTAGAGCAGACACCACAGTATTGACACCTCTCAGTATATTGCACTGCAGATGAGGGCATATTATAAAAAggtgcgtgggagatggcaatggtaaacccctcctgtattctaccaaagaaaaccacatggctctgtggtcaccaggagtcaacactgactcaaaggcacaaTTTTACCTGTATACATGTTCTAACCACAACAAATCAAACAAAATGTCTGCTTTTCCTGGCATTCCTTTAGTATGGTGCCCAACATGGAAGATATTTCATAAcggtggcggtggtggtagtATCTTTACAAGGTTAATAGCTGACATTTTGCAACATAATACCGTACTGACTAGCTCATAATGATGAAGACATAACATGCTACTGACTTTCATATTTGCACTTGCCAAAGTACAAtattaaaaaatggggggagaggggagtggttagagtgccagctTATAGAGCGATCTCTGAGGCAAGATCACTTCCAGTTTCTAGTGCTATACCGGGTATGGTGCTTCTGATGTATTAGCAATATGGCCCCATGGTACCAATCATTTAAAATAAAGTTATCATTGATGTCTGTGTTGTACCTGTACCCAGTCATACCAGCTACAACATAAAAAGCGGTGGGCGGTGGGCGAGAGGGATGACCATCACAAAAAGGTGTGAGGTCAGTCACACCTTCTTTACACTATGGAGTACAATGGATGGAACATGGTGCTATAAGAACACACAATAGCATGCTGGTATGGAAATAGTAATGCAATTCTGCTTGCAACTCCGAAGGAGATGAAACAAGGTGCACATTTGGAAGTGCTCTAAGAATGGATGGGTTATCAGGATGGGGGATCTGGGGGCTAACAGAGTTTTAACATTACTAAAAGTACTTGGCAGAATTTTTGAATGATAAACTGTGTGAAACATGTTATGAAGCATAAGTATAAAGTGAGGGAGAGTATTTTTTTAACATAGCAAAGTGAAAGTGATTCTGTTCTTTTAAGGGCAGTTTTACTTAGATCAATGTAGTAAGATAAATTTACTTATAGATAAATTTGTTATCCTTAGAAATGATCTGTTCACATTAACAGTGTAACGGGTGGCTATCAGTGTTGCAACTAGTCATTTCTACAACTAGTGTTGCAGCTAGTACATTTCTGTGGGAGCAATAGAATAACTGCTGTCCAATGTCATAGGACTTCAGTTTCTTCCTATATTTATAGTGGTTCAACATTGGTATGATTTGTCCACCACTTTGTTTTGGCAAACCAGTCTAGTTTATAAATATTTACCACTGACTAGGCCAGTTCCAGTCAGGGTGGCTTCTTATTTCAGAAACTATtcctcagttgttgttgttgttgttcattcattcattcattcattcatccattcaatttctataccacccttccaaaaatggctcagggcagtttacacagagaaattacaaacaaataagatggatcaatAAGATGGTTGAGAATGCAGGCAGTCCATATGTCAAACCATTACTTTCTGTGTTTTCCTTATCTCTTCTCTGATTCTTCTGAGAGCTAAtctgtgatttccccccccccccccccgactctagtctctttctctcccagtcCTGGTCTGTTCCTCTGCTGCCACCTGGTGTCTGAATTTGGTTGGAATCTATTGAAAACAGGGATGACaaacttttatttaaataatGTGTGTGTTATGACTTAACACAGTTCATCTTTTATAATGTAAACTCAATCACCCCCAAAGCAAGGAGATACATCCCCATTTCTTTCTGGTGTAGCCAGAAAGATGTTGAGGAAAAAAGTGTTTTTTCTGAAGATCTTAAAAACAACGGATAGATGTTTGTATGGAGTGGAACAGAATGTGTGGTCTGGTAgagtgctttttttctttttaaaggagaaTTGGGCGGCagcacatttttttaatgtttggggAAGGGATGCTGCAAGTAcatgtaaggtgatgcacacttGAGTAAAAAATCCGGACCATATACTCTGAAGGGGCCTGCTAGCAGTGACTAATCAGAAAAAAGGCATTGAGGTAATTAATGGTAGACAACTCAATTAAAATGTCGACCCTTTTTttcagcagctgcagaaaaggtgaattccatgcttaggaaagggattgaaaattaaactgccaatattgtaatgcccttattcaaatatTTAGTGAGTGGCCATACTTGGGATACTGTGCACAGTTGTGGTCACATTTCAAAAAGGAGATTGTCCATCTGGAAGTGGTCTGCAAAAAAGGGGGACAGAAACTATTGGGGGCTGAAGCACCTTCACTACATAGTTTGGGGCTCTTTCGTTTGGAAAACAGATGACAAAGGGGGGACATTATTGAAAAAAATATGCATGATGTACAAAGAGCGAGAGAAGTCCCACCGCCCACCTGGCCACACTTTCTCATAACACTAGGGCCTAGGatcaatgaaactgattggcaggagattcggGACAGACAAAAaaagaagtatttcttcacacagcacataatcaatgcatggaattcattgccatgatatgtggtgatggccactgactTAAATGGCTTTATAATGGGGTTATACAAATACATGGAGGCCATcggtcaatggctactagtcctggtgATTGCTAAATGCTATTTCCGGGGTCAGAAACAGTATATCATttaatgccagttgctgggaggCCATCAGCAGGAAAGGTTGATCTGTCCATATCCTGCCTGTGGACctctcagagacatctggctggccactgtgggaaacaaaatgctggattaGCTAGCTCTTTGGTCTGATGCGACAGAGCTCTTCTTATATGAGtgcatgcacgtgcgcacacatgcacacacacgagACAAGCAGTAACAAACGCCAAGCTCAATTTCTCCAGGACCCTAATATCTTGACAAGATATTTCTTCTAGCCTGAAACATCTTTTCCAGCAAGCTTCAAATTATTCCCCACCCTATTTTCAAACTATTTCTGATGACTGGAGTCACATTCCAAGGCCCTCAAACAGGACCCTGGTGTCCATCCATGATCAAGTGGTGACATGAAGGCCAGGCTATATGAAGAgctagggagagggagggaagtcaGCTTGCACAACCAAAGAGCATGCCTACATCCTTAAACTGTTCTTGACACACTCCTTTGTACCCACAATCCATGCTTAATGTGACCCCTGAATGAATCCTGAGCATGTCAGCCTCTCGCATAGCTCCTTGTCATTTCAGTGAGCCTTGTGCAAGAGAACATTATGCGCTGCCACTGTGTTAATTAGAGGgcgaggtggcagagcatttggaCTTCCTGCCTCAGGGATGAAAATATCCTGGCATAGCCATTGCAGCTTTATTGATTCAGGGCTTGTTTAAATTATCTGTTCTTCTGAGGTCACGTCATTTTCCAGCCTCTTTCTGGGTGTGAGTTTTCTTTGGTGGAGGGGAAATTGACGAAAGGGTTAATCAGGGACTAAATGAACTGAAGAAACTCCCGAGGCCAAACTACGCATTATGCAGTATGCATTATTGAGCTATGTGCTTTAGACTGGCAATGTCTCCTCTAACAACAAGAACTGCTGCAGGAGCCTGATCTAGATCAGGAACAGCCACATtgtagggtgggtgggtgtgttaaCTCTTTTCCCCTGCACCTCTGAAAATCCACGCACACTCCTCTTGAAGCAGCTATTTGAGCAACTAACCACTTCAGGAGGCAAATACCAGATGAGGGGGCAACTTTCAGAAGGAAATTGGTATGGGTGGAAGCGTTAACTCTCTCCCTGTGTGTGACAGTCCTGATCTGAACACACCCACCCAATAGCTTCTGTTAAAGAAGAGACATTGCCAATCTTAATAATGCACTCTGGGTAAAAATTTATTGTGACCCTTAGAcaaggtgcacctagataattttggagcctggacctaaaggcctttggaggttgCCCCCCAACCTGCAAATTAAGAATCATCATGCTCGGCCTGGCAATTAccccacccgggacagactaaagaggatttaggggccataatgctgggaaatgttgaaggaaagagaagaagaggacaaccagc
Above is a window of Hemicordylus capensis ecotype Gifberg chromosome 2, rHemCap1.1.pri, whole genome shotgun sequence DNA encoding:
- the LPAR5 gene encoding lysophosphatidic acid receptor 5, with translation MTGMSAPNATLCKDHSASHRLHLIGYSLIFTAGLLLNVAALWIFLFYLRLKSVVRIYMLNLAASDLLFTISLPLRIYYYSVGKWPFGVILCQVSGSVFQINMYGSCLFLMCINLDRFVAIVHPLRWRHLRRPKVARLLCLVVWVLILVGSVPVAGVHQTTECFKENQTNESITLCFESFSDGLWQNGLFPLVILAEILGFLLPLTSVTYCSVRIFQKLCQAGGAQSLRQQKTIRMLVVNLVIFVICFVPYNIILAVYGLIKAHVIQTEPPTRDSVRQALVVTVLLASMNCTLDPLVYYFNTEGFRNTLKKLRRGQAWDSETGTLQTRVTQGKSYQAHAKPGAKCFPVQNLILSREDLPFASPKIFLNSPIEDSEI